A genomic region of Bernardetia sp. ABR2-2B contains the following coding sequences:
- a CDS encoding ATP-binding protein, whose amino-acid sequence MGLKSSLRTRITIGLLFLLGIIILISGVAVFYLTRLSSSSDKILNENYQTIFFIRDLTEGFQVVSSSQLRYVANQEFNYEKYKKSDIVVRMYIDSLYSIIGNKKEKKYLDSLSNGYSKLVKEFDETRKDTSVELPNMDLYYNKLRLNFLPVREHLDKLREINQNEITEKNSFIQKSTEDALLYMAIIGGICVLITVGFIFYFPIYLTKPLNELYVALEQMSNKNYTKRLHVGSTDEFAKLATSFNKMSSKIAEFESLNLGKVLIEKRRTEAIIEHLQDGIIGVSADNKIIFVNQVAEILLDMSSEEAVDVYIPDLLVNNDVLYHVMIDLMDTEKGQLFAEKTIKVPSADRDLFFSRQVMSLPETEELSGLIVLLKNVTKFTEMDAAKTHFIATISHELKTPLAATRLSLGLLKDKRLGELNEDQTDLVGDIEQATERLFALTGEILQLSQIESGKIKVNLEPIEVDELINHVLQAVRVSSEQKFLSLEADIALNLPVFLADIDKIKWVIINFLTNAIYYAPQKSEIKLSIYPDNRGIVFSVSDKGRGINEIYHLKIFEKYFKVPNSDENTDKKGSGLGLAICKELIEAHKGEIWVESEVGKGSTFFFWLPLND is encoded by the coding sequence ATGGGACTCAAATCTTCTCTTCGAACACGCATCACTATTGGTTTACTTTTTTTACTTGGAATTATTATTCTTATTAGTGGAGTAGCTGTGTTTTATCTAACACGTCTTTCTAGTTCGTCTGATAAGATTCTTAATGAAAATTATCAAACTATATTCTTCATTCGAGATCTTACAGAGGGGTTTCAAGTAGTTTCGTCTTCTCAATTGCGTTATGTAGCAAACCAAGAGTTTAATTATGAAAAATATAAAAAATCAGATATAGTAGTAAGAATGTATATTGACTCATTATATTCTATTATTGGAAATAAAAAAGAAAAAAAATATTTAGATTCTCTTTCTAATGGATATTCGAAACTAGTAAAAGAGTTTGATGAAACAAGGAAAGATACTAGTGTTGAGTTGCCAAATATGGATTTGTATTATAATAAGCTGCGACTGAATTTTCTTCCTGTAAGAGAGCATTTGGATAAACTTAGAGAAATAAATCAAAATGAAATCACAGAAAAAAATAGTTTTATACAAAAAAGTACGGAAGATGCTTTACTTTATATGGCTATCATTGGTGGTATTTGTGTTTTGATTACAGTAGGGTTTATATTTTACTTTCCCATTTATTTGACAAAGCCTCTGAATGAACTTTATGTAGCTCTTGAGCAAATGAGTAATAAAAATTATACAAAACGTCTTCACGTAGGTTCGACAGATGAGTTTGCAAAACTAGCAACTTCTTTCAATAAAATGTCAAGTAAAATAGCTGAATTTGAAAGCTTAAACTTAGGAAAAGTATTAATAGAAAAAAGACGAACAGAAGCAATCATTGAGCATCTACAAGACGGAATCATTGGTGTAAGTGCAGATAACAAGATTATTTTTGTAAATCAAGTAGCCGAAATTTTGCTTGACATGTCTTCTGAAGAAGCTGTTGATGTTTATATCCCTGATTTACTTGTCAATAATGATGTCCTTTATCATGTAATGATAGACTTAATGGACACGGAAAAAGGACAACTCTTCGCAGAAAAAACAATTAAAGTTCCATCAGCAGACCGAGATTTATTTTTCTCCAGACAAGTCATGAGTTTGCCTGAAACAGAAGAGCTTTCAGGACTTATTGTTCTTCTCAAAAATGTAACAAAGTTTACAGAAATGGACGCTGCCAAAACACATTTTATAGCTACTATTTCTCACGAACTCAAAACTCCTTTGGCTGCAACACGACTTAGTTTAGGTTTATTAAAAGATAAAAGACTAGGAGAACTTAATGAAGATCAAACTGATTTAGTTGGAGATATAGAACAAGCTACCGAACGTTTGTTTGCTCTTACTGGAGAGATTTTGCAGTTATCTCAAATTGAATCTGGTAAAATAAAAGTAAACCTAGAGCCTATCGAAGTTGATGAGTTAATAAATCATGTATTGCAGGCAGTAAGAGTATCTTCAGAACAGAAGTTTTTGAGTTTGGAGGCTGATATTGCTCTAAATCTACCTGTGTTTCTTGCAGATATAGATAAAATAAAATGGGTAATCATTAATTTTTTGACGAATGCAATATATTATGCACCTCAAAAATCAGAAATAAAATTGAGTATCTACCCTGATAATAGAGGTATTGTATTTTCTGTAAGTGATAAAGGAAGGGGAATCAATGAAATTTATCATTTAAAGATATTCG